The nucleotide sequence CGCCAGGGCGACATGTACGCGCTGCCGCTGCCGTCCGAGAGCGCCGACACCGTCATCATCCATCAGGTGCTGCACTACGCCCAGCAGCCGGCCGCCGCCATCGCCGAGGCGACCCGGTTGCTCGCGCCAGGCGGCCGCCTGCTCATCATCGATTTCGCCCCGCATGAGCGGGAGGAGCTGCGCATCCGCGATGCCCATGCCCGACTCGGCTTTGCCGATGAGGCGGTGCTCAAATGGATGAGTGCGACAGGCCTCAAGGGCCGAGTCGTCGAGCATCTGCGAGGCGGCGAGCTCACCGTCACCATCTGGGAAGGCGAGCTTTCCGAAGCGCGGCTGAAGGTGGTCGCATGAGCAGCCTCGCGCCCGCGTCCGGCCAGAGGAACAGGCCGCTGTTCGCGGACGTGGCCGGCGACATCGCCGTCTCCTTCGAATTCTTCCCGCCCAAGACGGAGAAGATGGAGCAGACGCTGTGGGAGTCGGTGAAGACGCTGGAGCCGCTCGGTCCGCGCTTCGTCTCCGTCACCTATGGCGCCGGCGGCTCGACCCGCGAGCGCACCCACGCCACCGTCGAGCGGATCGCGCGCGAAACCTCGCTCCAGGCCGCCGCGCATCTGACCTGCGTCGAGGCGAGCCGCGCCGAGATCGACGAGGTGGCCCGCTCCTATTGGGCGGCCGGCATTCGCCACGTTGTCGCCTTGCGCGGCGATCCGCCGGAGCCGGGCACGCCTTTCAAACCGCACCCGGACGGCTATGCCAATGCCGTCGCGCTGGTGAAGGGCCTCAAGGCCATCGCGCCCTTTGAAATCTCGGTTG is from Sphingosinicella humi and encodes:
- the metF gene encoding methylenetetrahydrofolate reductase, with the protein product MSSLAPASGQRNRPLFADVAGDIAVSFEFFPPKTEKMEQTLWESVKTLEPLGPRFVSVTYGAGGSTRERTHATVERIARETSLQAAAHLTCVEASRAEIDEVARSYWAAGIRHVVALRGDPPEPGTPFKPHPDGYANAVALVKGLKAIAPFEISVAAYPECHPESRNKAADLDNLWRKIDAGADRAITQFFFSPECFFRFRDQAAAMGIDAEIVPGILPVSNVAQTRKFAGQCGATIPTWMDRLFEGLDNLPAARQLVAATVAAELCGQLYAGGVRHFHFYTLNRAELSYAICHLLGLRPRADRQEQAA